A genomic stretch from Prochlorococcus marinus str. MIT 9312 includes:
- a CDS encoding response regulator transcription factor produces the protein MQSTEQILASTPGSSQLPASSQTPSRVLVVEPHPTLRTVLVQRLRQDGHLAAAVGSAAEAVDLCREQSPDLLVSAEILEQNTAMRLAQQLGSSVIVLTARSGVEALVNLLDEGADDVLRKPFGLEELAARCRTLLKRGRIGLQEKVEVGPLEVHLLLRQVTLSEKPVELSPREFALLCALLMPPGMVRSRQELLRMAWPPFSGGPRSVDTQVLTLRRKLEQAGLGEGGGITTVRQQGYRFSIDNI, from the coding sequence ATGCAATCAACTGAGCAAATCTTAGCTTCAACTCCTGGCAGTTCACAATTGCCTGCGAGCTCTCAAACCCCCTCAAGAGTTCTTGTTGTTGAACCACACCCCACACTTAGAACGGTCCTTGTACAAAGGCTTCGTCAAGATGGCCATCTAGCTGCTGCAGTCGGATCAGCAGCAGAAGCTGTTGACCTATGTAGAGAACAATCACCTGACCTACTAGTTAGTGCTGAAATCCTTGAGCAGAACACTGCAATGAGACTTGCCCAACAGTTGGGTTCTTCAGTAATAGTACTAACAGCAAGATCAGGTGTTGAAGCATTAGTTAATCTATTAGACGAAGGGGCAGATGATGTTCTTAGAAAACCGTTTGGATTAGAAGAGCTTGCAGCAAGATGTAGAACGCTTTTAAAAAGAGGGAGAATAGGGTTACAAGAAAAAGTTGAGGTTGGGCCTCTAGAAGTTCATCTTCTTTTAAGGCAAGTAACTCTTAGTGAGAAGCCTGTAGAATTAAGTCCTAGGGAGTTTGCACTGCTTTGCGCTCTTCTGATGCCGCCAGGCATGGTTAGAAGTCGTCAAGAGCTCCTAAGGATGGCATGGCCCCCTTTCAGCGGAGGGCCAAGATCTGTAGATACTCAAGTGCTAACATTGCGAAGAAAATTAGAGCAAGCAGGCCTGGGAGAAGGTGGTGGAATAACTACTGTTAGACAACAAGGATATCGATTTAGTATCGACAATATTTAA